One stretch of Deltaproteobacteria bacterium DNA includes these proteins:
- the smc gene encoding chromosome segregation protein SMC: MRLKQLDICGFKSFPDKTSISFPQGVCAIVGPNGCGKSNIVDAISWVTGEQSVKQLRGKAMEDVIFAGANGRSPINMAEVSILFKNDNGSAPEEYRDFSEIMVTRRLFRSGESGYFINKRPCRLKDVQHLMLGSGVGARTYSVIQQGNIGAITEAGPEERRVHIEEAAGVTRYKARKKEAEARIESTRQNLLRVMDIISEVERNLSGLKRQAAKAERHKALSGRLFSLEIALAAHEFDAHSKKLSETDSLIVELSDEDIQSSARIAALGAGLEEARARRMETQGLLSELEATHHGHQRNLDRLENALSADKVERARLSNESEKLFQEMEELKKKQEKISLEEAEVRAKQEETQKAHDSAKSLAAEKDVALNAARGELSYVNQAVDGIRTRYTDLVAEETRCRNNLSNASRTKQEIARQIRQKSEESAHAEKKAAESRKKSESAREAVARLKAEIAENEAAITETEAGAEANRNELRETVKFANTLDLALQKMKSRLSTLKRMEANHEWYQEGVRHLLKLRDEARKKGEPDSGHGVLALLAEILSPEPGFEEAVEAALGPALQYVVTPDPSFALALGANLPEKISGRVGFVPLSWAGPFSEQAEIPDDSLLNRVKVAEGYHDVAARFLGHVKAAPDGQSAVNLREASPGATVVAQDGSVTANACAILAGKRDSQGPGILHQRNEIRTVAVEMEAAVAELNETRARQAGLEGVVRTLETELQKLLQARKNLGRSESEAGRELVRLEEETRLAERRREIVTLELDQLTGDEDDASRELEKFQELFDRLAAETAALKTELEENSQNSSSLAALVNMLQQELMDARLAATAASARLDNQKDTLNRLSGYAAEGARRLVQLEYDAKRKERLADEAEIRIQKAEDELAAAYAEFSALTGALEKERNRMSESEEGLAQAEAALASVESDRKALSEKLSAVKLARAERELRREAVTRRVLERFSQPLEILRQNSEILDLAETGARAAAEAEVTELREKLARMGEVNSEAIEEYRQQNERCDFLMQQRDDLISAIDSLEKVIKKINRFTQERFMETFARVNEKLGEVIPRLFTGGSGQLVLSEPDKPLETGVEYLIQPPGKKVTRMSLLSGGEKALAAIAFVFAIFLIKPSSFCLMDEVDAPLDDANVYRFNQLLKLIGEQSQVIMITHNKNAMEFADVLFGVTMESKGVSKLVSVNLAGQGADARNN, translated from the coding sequence ATGCGCTTGAAACAACTCGACATCTGCGGGTTCAAGTCCTTCCCGGACAAGACCTCCATCAGTTTTCCCCAGGGCGTGTGCGCCATAGTGGGGCCCAACGGGTGCGGCAAAAGCAACATCGTGGACGCCATAAGCTGGGTCACGGGCGAGCAGAGCGTGAAGCAGCTGCGCGGCAAGGCCATGGAGGACGTGATCTTCGCGGGCGCGAACGGGCGCTCTCCCATCAACATGGCCGAGGTCTCCATCCTCTTCAAGAACGACAACGGCTCGGCCCCGGAGGAATACCGCGACTTTTCCGAGATAATGGTGACCCGGAGGCTCTTCCGTAGCGGCGAAAGCGGCTATTTCATCAATAAGCGCCCCTGCCGCTTAAAGGACGTGCAGCACCTGATGCTTGGGAGCGGCGTGGGGGCGCGCACCTACTCGGTTATCCAGCAGGGCAACATCGGGGCCATCACCGAGGCCGGGCCGGAGGAACGCCGGGTCCACATCGAGGAGGCCGCAGGCGTCACCCGCTACAAGGCCCGCAAAAAAGAGGCCGAGGCCCGCATAGAATCCACCCGGCAGAACCTCTTGCGGGTGATGGACATAATAAGCGAGGTGGAGCGCAACCTTTCGGGCCTGAAACGTCAGGCCGCCAAGGCCGAGCGGCACAAGGCGCTTTCCGGGCGGCTCTTTTCGCTGGAAATCGCCCTTGCGGCCCACGAATTCGACGCCCACAGCAAAAAGCTCTCCGAAACCGATTCACTGATCGTCGAACTCTCGGACGAGGACATTCAAAGCTCCGCCAGGATCGCGGCCCTTGGGGCGGGCCTGGAGGAGGCCCGCGCCCGGCGCATGGAAACCCAGGGCCTTCTGTCCGAGCTTGAGGCAACCCATCACGGGCATCAGAGAAACCTGGATCGCCTGGAAAACGCACTTTCCGCCGATAAAGTCGAAAGGGCGCGGCTTTCCAATGAATCCGAAAAGCTCTTCCAGGAAATGGAGGAGCTTAAAAAAAAGCAGGAAAAAATCTCCCTTGAAGAGGCCGAGGTAAGGGCGAAACAGGAAGAAACCCAAAAGGCCCACGATTCGGCCAAAAGCCTCGCCGCCGAAAAGGACGTAGCGCTCAATGCGGCAAGGGGCGAGCTTTCATACGTAAACCAGGCCGTGGATGGAATCCGCACCCGGTACACCGATCTTGTGGCCGAGGAGACCCGGTGCAGGAACAACCTCTCGAACGCCAGCCGTACCAAACAGGAAATCGCCCGCCAGATAAGGCAGAAATCCGAGGAATCCGCCCATGCGGAAAAAAAGGCCGCCGAATCCCGGAAAAAAAGCGAGTCTGCCCGTGAGGCCGTGGCGCGCCTCAAGGCCGAAATCGCTGAAAACGAGGCGGCCATAACCGAAACCGAAGCCGGTGCGGAGGCCAACCGGAACGAGCTTCGGGAAACCGTAAAATTCGCCAACACCTTAGACCTTGCCCTTCAAAAGATGAAATCCAGGCTGTCCACGCTGAAACGCATGGAGGCCAACCACGAGTGGTACCAGGAAGGCGTGCGGCACCTGCTGAAGCTCCGGGACGAAGCCCGCAAAAAGGGCGAGCCCGACTCCGGCCACGGCGTTCTGGCGCTTCTGGCCGAGATACTCTCTCCTGAACCCGGCTTCGAGGAGGCCGTCGAAGCGGCCCTTGGCCCGGCCCTTCAGTACGTGGTGACGCCCGATCCCTCCTTTGCCCTCGCCCTTGGCGCGAATCTTCCCGAAAAGATAAGCGGCAGGGTGGGATTCGTTCCCCTTTCCTGGGCCGGGCCTTTTTCCGAACAGGCCGAAATTCCTGATGATTCCCTCCTGAACCGGGTGAAGGTGGCCGAAGGTTACCATGATGTCGCGGCCCGCTTCCTGGGGCACGTGAAGGCGGCCCCGGACGGGCAAAGCGCCGTCAATTTGCGCGAAGCCTCGCCCGGTGCCACGGTGGTGGCCCAAGACGGCTCGGTCACGGCCAACGCCTGCGCCATCCTTGCCGGGAAGCGCGACAGCCAGGGGCCGGGAATCCTTCACCAGCGAAACGAGATCAGGACCGTTGCCGTCGAGATGGAGGCCGCAGTCGCGGAGCTTAATGAAACCAGGGCCAGGCAGGCCGGGCTTGAAGGCGTGGTGCGAACACTTGAAACCGAGCTTCAGAAGCTGTTGCAGGCAAGGAAGAACCTTGGAAGAAGCGAGAGCGAGGCGGGCCGGGAGCTTGTACGCCTGGAAGAGGAGACAAGGCTTGCCGAACGAAGGCGTGAAATCGTGACGCTTGAGCTTGACCAGCTCACGGGCGACGAGGACGACGCCAGCCGGGAGCTTGAAAAATTCCAGGAACTTTTCGACCGGCTCGCCGCCGAAACCGCCGCACTGAAAACCGAGCTTGAGGAGAATTCGCAGAATTCGTCGTCCCTGGCAGCTTTGGTCAATATGCTCCAGCAGGAGCTGATGGACGCAAGGCTTGCCGCAACAGCGGCCTCCGCCCGCCTGGACAACCAGAAAGACACCCTAAACCGCCTTTCGGGCTACGCTGCCGAGGGGGCGAGGCGGCTGGTGCAGCTTGAATACGACGCGAAGCGCAAGGAAAGGCTGGCCGACGAGGCTGAAATCCGCATTCAAAAGGCCGAGGATGAACTGGCCGCAGCCTATGCCGAATTTTCGGCCCTGACCGGGGCGCTTGAAAAAGAGCGCAACCGTATGAGCGAGTCCGAAGAGGGGCTGGCCCAGGCCGAGGCGGCCCTGGCCAGCGTGGAGAGCGACCGCAAGGCGCTTTCGGAGAAACTTTCAGCGGTAAAGCTCGCCAGGGCCGAGCGCGAGCTTCGCCGGGAGGCGGTGACCCGGAGGGTGTTGGAGCGCTTCTCGCAACCACTTGAAATTCTTCGACAGAATTCCGAAATATTGGACCTGGCCGAAACAGGGGCCAGGGCCGCCGCCGAAGCTGAGGTTACGGAACTGCGCGAAAAACTTGCCCGCATGGGCGAGGTTAACAGCGAGGCCATAGAGGAATACAGGCAGCAGAATGAACGCTGCGATTTTCTGATGCAGCAGCGCGACGATCTGATATCGGCCATTGACTCTTTGGAAAAGGTGATCAAAAAGATAAACCGCTTCACCCAGGAGCGCTTCATGGAAACCTTCGCCAGGGTGAACGAAAAACTAGGCGAGGTGATCCCAAGGCTTTTCACCGGGGGAAGCGGGCAACTGGTTTTAAGCGAGCCGGACAAGCCCCTGGAAACCGGCGTGGAATACCTGATTCAGCCGCCGGGCAAAAAGGTCACCCGCATGAGCCTGCTTTCGGGCGGGGAAAAGGCTCTGGCTGCCATAGCCTTCGTGTTCGCCATCTTTCTCATCAAGCCCTCCAGCTTCTGCCTCATGGACGAGGTGGACGCGCCCCTGGACGACGCCAACGTGTACCGCTTCAACCAGCTTTTGAAGCTCATCGGCGAGCAGAGCCAGGTCATCATGATCACCCACAACAAGAACGCCATGGAATTCGCCGACGTGCTTTTCGGGGTTACGATGGAATCGAAGGGAGTGTCCAAGCTCGTTTCGGTGAACCTTGCCGGCCAGGGCGCGGACGCCCGCAACAACTGA
- the ftsY gene encoding signal recognition particle-docking protein FtsY, which translates to MPQPHYLYQEEPLSWLSEKLEKTRVILNTPIEDLFTGKKPIGDDLLDELEEALIVADLGVAATTRLMKGLRKKLEAREITTADQLRPALASEILAILEPCRVEPFKPRVKPHVVLIMGVNGVGKTTTIGKLAARYAKEGMKVLVVAADTFRAAAVEQLAIWADRAGVAIVRHKDGADPAAVVFDGVEAAVARGMDVVLVDTAGRLHTKVNLMEELKKIKRIAGKNYPGSPHDAWLILDASTGQNALSQAKLFNETVGVTGLILTKLDGTAKGGMVAAVAQELEVPIRYIGLGEKVDDLRDFDPDEFVKALF; encoded by the coding sequence TTGCCACAACCACATTATTTATACCAGGAGGAACCTTTGAGCTGGCTTTCCGAAAAACTCGAAAAAACCCGCGTAATTCTCAACACGCCCATAGAGGACCTTTTCACCGGCAAAAAGCCCATCGGCGATGATCTCCTTGACGAACTGGAGGAGGCCCTCATCGTGGCCGACCTTGGGGTCGCGGCCACAACGAGGCTCATGAAGGGGCTTCGCAAAAAACTGGAGGCGCGGGAGATCACAACAGCGGATCAGCTCCGGCCAGCCCTGGCGTCTGAAATCCTCGCCATTCTTGAGCCCTGCCGGGTCGAACCTTTCAAGCCCAGGGTAAAGCCTCACGTGGTGTTGATAATGGGCGTGAACGGCGTGGGCAAGACCACCACCATAGGAAAGCTGGCTGCGAGGTATGCAAAGGAGGGCATGAAGGTCCTGGTTGTGGCCGCCGACACCTTCCGGGCCGCAGCGGTGGAGCAGCTTGCCATCTGGGCCGATAGGGCGGGGGTGGCCATAGTCCGGCACAAGGATGGCGCGGACCCGGCGGCTGTTGTTTTCGACGGCGTGGAGGCTGCTGTGGCGCGGGGCATGGATGTTGTGTTGGTGGATACTGCTGGACGCCTCCACACCAAGGTGAACCTGATGGAGGAATTGAAGAAAATCAAGAGGATAGCCGGCAAGAACTATCCGGGCTCGCCCCACGACGCATGGCTGATACTGGACGCATCAACCGGCCAGAACGCCCTTTCCCAGGCCAAGCTCTTCAACGAGACCGTAGGGGTCACAGGGCTCATTCTCACAAAGCTGGACGGCACGGCCAAGGGCGGAATGGTGGCGGCGGTGGCCCAGGAGCTGGAGGTCCCCATCCGCTACATCGGCCTTGGTGAAAAGGTGGATGATCTGCGGGATTTCGACCCGGATGAATTCGTTAAAGCTCTGTTTTAA
- the acs gene encoding acetate--CoA ligase, whose product MPITEKDGKFFPDAAFSKRAHVKSMEEYRELYRRSVETPDEFWREAAAGLFWYKQPDSVLDFNFDIEKGEVFHQWFSGGYTNMCYNAVDRHCETETRNRAAIIWQGEPDGDVKVLTYQMLLREVSRFANVLKKKGVRRGDRVTLFLPMVWHLPVAMLACARIGAIHSVVFGGFSSEALASRVIETESKVLVTIDFSVRNGRKFPLKAAADEALLQCPTVKNVIVVRRTGDACPWSDGRDTCWDDEMNATDISDFCPCEEMEAEDPLFILYTSGSTGKPKGQVHTTGGYMVYTNLTTRLIFDLQPETLYWCMADIGWITGHSYIVYGPLTNGATSFLYEGTPLWPAPDRAWELADRYGINVVYTAPTAIRALMRQGESWPEKRSLKSLRLLGTVGEPINPEAWMWYHRHIGHENCPIVDTWWQTETGGICITPLPGAWPTKPGSATFPFFGIVPRVADPGIDNPERRGLAMQAGETGHLCLEKPWPGLSRTIYGDHDRWVQTYFTQYPGMYFTGDGCYADAEGYHFLQGRVDDVINVSGHRVSTAEVESALVLHEAVAEAAAAGMPHEIKGQGIYVFVTLKLGIEPSEALKKELLDHVRTQIGAIATPDKLQFATGLPKTRSGKIMRRILRKIAENKTDELGDVSTLEDAEVIKSLVYGKDYQGA is encoded by the coding sequence ATGCCCATCACCGAAAAGGACGGAAAATTTTTCCCCGATGCCGCATTTTCAAAACGCGCTCACGTAAAGAGCATGGAAGAATACAGGGAACTCTACCGGCGCTCGGTGGAGACCCCGGACGAGTTCTGGCGAGAAGCCGCAGCCGGGCTTTTCTGGTACAAGCAGCCTGACAGCGTTCTCGATTTCAATTTCGACATCGAAAAGGGCGAGGTGTTCCACCAGTGGTTTTCGGGCGGCTACACCAATATGTGCTACAACGCGGTTGACAGGCACTGCGAAACCGAAACCAGAAACCGGGCCGCCATAATCTGGCAGGGCGAGCCGGACGGCGACGTCAAGGTCCTCACCTACCAGATGCTTTTGCGGGAGGTCAGCCGCTTCGCCAACGTGCTGAAAAAAAAGGGCGTAAGGCGCGGGGACCGGGTGACCCTCTTTCTTCCCATGGTCTGGCATCTTCCCGTGGCCATGCTGGCCTGCGCCAGGATAGGGGCCATACACTCGGTGGTTTTCGGCGGGTTTTCTTCGGAGGCCCTGGCGAGCCGCGTCATCGAAACCGAGAGCAAGGTATTGGTGACCATTGATTTTTCCGTGAGAAACGGGCGCAAATTCCCCTTGAAGGCCGCTGCGGACGAGGCCCTTCTCCAGTGCCCGACTGTGAAGAACGTAATAGTGGTGAGGCGCACCGGCGACGCCTGCCCCTGGTCGGACGGGCGGGACACCTGCTGGGACGACGAGATGAACGCCACGGACATTTCAGATTTCTGCCCATGCGAGGAAATGGAGGCCGAGGACCCGCTCTTCATCCTCTATACGTCGGGCTCCACCGGTAAGCCCAAGGGCCAGGTCCACACCACGGGCGGCTACATGGTTTACACCAACCTCACCACGCGCCTCATCTTCGACCTTCAGCCCGAAACCCTTTACTGGTGCATGGCGGACATCGGCTGGATAACCGGGCACTCCTATATCGTTTACGGGCCTTTGACCAACGGCGCTACCTCCTTCCTCTACGAGGGCACCCCCTTGTGGCCCGCCCCGGACAGGGCCTGGGAACTGGCGGACCGCTACGGCATAAACGTGGTCTATACCGCGCCCACGGCCATAAGGGCGCTGATGCGGCAGGGCGAATCCTGGCCCGAAAAAAGAAGCCTCAAAAGCCTCAGGCTTCTGGGTACGGTGGGCGAGCCCATCAACCCCGAAGCCTGGATGTGGTATCACAGGCACATCGGCCATGAAAACTGCCCCATCGTGGACACCTGGTGGCAGACGGAAACCGGCGGAATCTGCATCACGCCGCTTCCGGGGGCCTGGCCCACCAAGCCCGGCTCGGCAACCTTTCCGTTTTTCGGCATAGTTCCCAGGGTGGCCGACCCCGGCATAGATAACCCGGAAAGGCGCGGCCTTGCCATGCAGGCGGGCGAGACCGGGCACCTGTGCCTGGAGAAGCCCTGGCCGGGGCTTTCCCGAACCATTTACGGCGACCACGACCGCTGGGTCCAGACCTACTTCACCCAGTATCCAGGCATGTACTTTACGGGCGACGGCTGCTACGCGGACGCCGAGGGCTACCACTTCCTTCAGGGCCGGGTGGACGACGTGATAAACGTCTCCGGCCACAGGGTGAGCACCGCCGAGGTGGAATCGGCCCTGGTGCTGCACGAGGCAGTGGCCGAGGCCGCTGCCGCCGGGATGCCCCACGAGATCAAAGGCCAGGGAATCTACGTCTTCGTCACCCTAAAACTTGGAATCGAGCCCTCCGAGGCCCTTAAAAAGGAGCTTCTGGACCACGTGCGCACCCAGATAGGGGCCATAGCCACCCCGGACAAGCTCCAGTTCGCCACGGGCCTTCCCAAGACCCGTTCGGGCAAGATCATGCGCCGCATTTTGCGCAAGATCGCGGAAAACAAGACCGACGAGCTGGGCGACGTGAGCACCCTGGAAGACGCGGAGGTGATTAAGAGCCTGGTGTATGGCAAAGACTACCAGGGTGCCTGA